Proteins encoded by one window of Sphingosinicella sp. BN140058:
- a CDS encoding TetR/AcrR family transcriptional regulator, giving the protein MAYVNEAAAGGEKEPRTERGRKTLRRLIEAAAAEFGERGFHEAAITGITQRAGVALGTFYTYFESKEEVFRALVRDMSRATRAHVAEAVKHAPDRLAAERIGLEAFIAFVRQHPELYRIIEEAQFVAQDVYREHYRSFAEAYVRNLAGARGRGEIADGADEPRAWALIGMSVFLGMRYGLWDEDLSPGEVADTAIALVSEGLRKR; this is encoded by the coding sequence ATGGCATATGTGAACGAGGCCGCGGCGGGCGGCGAGAAGGAGCCGCGCACCGAGCGTGGCCGCAAGACCCTGCGCCGGCTGATCGAGGCGGCCGCCGCCGAATTCGGCGAGCGCGGCTTTCACGAGGCCGCGATCACCGGAATCACCCAGCGCGCCGGCGTCGCGCTCGGCACCTTTTACACCTATTTCGAGAGCAAGGAGGAGGTGTTTCGGGCGCTCGTTCGCGACATGAGCCGCGCCACCCGCGCCCATGTCGCCGAAGCGGTCAAGCATGCGCCCGATCGCCTGGCCGCCGAAAGAATCGGCCTCGAGGCGTTCATCGCCTTCGTCCGTCAGCATCCGGAGCTCTACCGGATCATCGAGGAAGCGCAGTTCGTCGCCCAGGACGTCTACCGGGAACATTACCGAAGCTTCGCCGAGGCCTATGTGCGCAATCTGGCCGGCGCCCGGGGGCGCGGCGAGATTGCCGACGGCGCCGACGAGCCGCGCGCCTGGGCGCTGATCGGGATGAGCGTCTTCCTCGGCATGCGCTACGGCCTGTGGGACGAGGATCTCTCGCCCGGCGAGGTCGCTGACACCGCGATCGCGTTGGTTTCGGAGGGGCTGCGGAAGCGATGA